The stretch of DNA CAAAAGCCGTTACAATATTTTTATTGTCGTATTTTTCTTGCAAATATTGTTCAAATAAATCCGCAGCATAACCCTTGTTGTCATAACAAACCTTATTGTAACGATTCGACACACTAGTGGTATGGACGCCAAACCAATTAAAACTACCAATTGGTTGTCCTTCATGATCGTCAAAACGCAATAATTTCATGGTTCGGTCTGCGGCAAGATGGCGTTTTTTGACAGGTACACGTACACCTACCTCAGGGTTTTGGTTATAAGCTTTGATTGATCGATTAAAACAGATCTCAGCCTCTTTATCAAACTCCCCTTTGTGGTGACGAATGCTTCCAGGTTTAAGGTTTTTGTCGGCTTCAACAATTGCTTTTACAATAGCATCAGAATAACGTAAATAGACATCTTCTTGAAAGCCTGGTGTTGTAAAATTATACGCCAAATGCTGCGTATATCCCCCAGCCGCACTATGGGTGTGTTGTGCAGTAATCATTATATTGGCATCTGAATACCCCAAGGTCGAATATTCTAAACCTAAACGAGCAACGACTCTAGCCTTTAGATAATTGGTTGAAAAGCAAAAATCTGCATTTACAAAAGCAATCTTCTTTCCCTTTGATTCTATCACAAATGCTCTTGCAAATTGCGGAGTTTCTATTCCTTGTAAGTTGTGAAAATGCATGCCATATCCTAGCATTCCGACACCTTCTTTAAAATAAGTCATTTCGACTTTACTAACACCAATTTTATACATAGGTTCTCTCTTTTATTAAAATTTAATGGCTGAAGCTGTTTGGTCATTATAAAATAGCACAATAGCTAAGCAAATAGTGGTTTTTAAGACAACAATTTTCTCTAGTTAATGGTTTCTTTTTACCCTAAAAATGATGCTTATTTTACAGCAAAAATCATGTCAAATTTTAACTAACCATTTAATTAAACAAAAAAATCCAATACAATCCAAATAAAAGCTTTTATTCTTTGTAAAAAAGCCTAAATCAAGGATAGAAATGGGCATTAATAAGCCTCAAAATGCAAGTCTTTCCAACAAAAAAGAAGCCCTATCGATAAGATAAGGCTTCTTCTATACTGCGCTAATAAGGTCTGGGGCTACTACATGTAAGGAGAAGTATAATCTATTTTAAGTCCCGCAGAAAGTCCTTTAGCAAATACATCTACAAAATCCTTTTTCTTTAATGCTGTTGCGTCTAGTTTCCCTGTCTTTCCTCCCTTACTAATAATATCGTAAATCATATCCGCACAGCCTTCTGGAGATTTTTCAATCTTGAGTAATTCCGCCTTAATATCTTTTTCTTTTTCTTCTGTAATATTCATGTCGGCCTCTGTATCGAGTCCTAACAATTTTCCTGTCAATAGGTCAATAAAAACATTTTTCAGATTAGCTCTATAGCTATTTCCCTCCCAAGGAAGTCGATCTACATTACAAACCCTAATATCTGCAATATGCTGTTTCCCTAAATCAAATAACAATTGAGCCTGTTTATCAACCAACTTAGTCTGTCCTTCATCAGCATACCAACCTATACCGAAGAAACCCTCCTGTAGATACTTGATTTCTCCTGTAACTTGATAAGTATACCCATCATCCAACACGATTTCAGCATGTTCTGGCACAGAAACACCGTGTGCTGCTTGAGCATTCAAGCCAGTTTCTTCATCTTTAGCCCCCCCTACCTTTTTTAGGTAATAGTTTTGATGGTTGTGCTTAATTTTGTAAATAGGATGTGTTCCTTGGGTATCCACTTTTTCAGGTGTTAATTTTGTTCCCACTTCAATCCCATCTAATTTTCCTTTAATTTTTGCAACCTCTTTTCTGGCGTCTTTTTTATCTACTGGTACATCAGGCAACTTCAGTTGTTCTAAACGCCTCATAAGATCTAATTCATCCTCATCATTTTGTTCGGACAAATCTTGCTCTGGCTCAATGGGCTTTTTTAACATTTCCAATCGTTTCCATAGATCCCCTAAACCATCATCCTTTTCATCCTCATCCTTACTGACCTTTTCAATAGGCTTTTTATCTTTCTTTTGTAGACTATCTTCCTCCTCTTGCGTTTGAGGTAATGCTTCATTCAACTGCTCCAGTTTGCCAAATTCATCCCCTTTTTCAATGCCCTTTTGTAATTTAACAATTGGATCATCTTCTAAGGTAAGATCTAATGAAGTTTTATTCTTTAAATCTTTATCACTATTAACTGACTGCTGGTCAAAGTCTTGAAAGTTTGGATCTTGATAACTACTCATTGTTTATTTATTTACTTGGATGATTCATTGGTAAAATAACACACTTCTACAGGCTATTTTTAATCACCTAAAATAAGTAAAAATATTTGCAATAAAAAATTGTATTTTAAAAGTTATGGTTATTTAATTCATAAGCTAACTTTGCCCCATAAACCAACACACTGAGATTAAGAAAAGACAACCTGTCCAAAAATAAAAAAACCAACCTGAGCGTATCAAGTTGGTTGGTTATTTATTTATTTTATTTTTATCGGAACTTCTTCTCTTAGACCTATAATACTATATTGTATTAATCTTCGCATCTAGCATAAAAGGTTTTTTCCTACTTTCAATTCAAATCTATATCTTTCATATTTCAAAACAGCCTCCAAGAACAAAAATCACTAAAAACCAAATCATTACACATGTAAATAAAATAACTTTATTTTCAATATGATTCACTTTCTCAAAATTATATTCCCCTAACATCTTTTACATTAATAAATTATATGGCAGAACCTCTATTAATAAAGAATAAAATTAGGGCTTATTCAAAATTAAATACTGCCAAAAATAAAAAAAACCAACCTGAGCACATCAAGTTGGTTGGTTATTTTCTTTACTTTATTTTTATCGGAACTTCTTCTCCTAGACCTATAATACTATATGGTATTAATTTTCGCATCTAACATAAAAGTTTTTTTTCCTAAACTACAATTCAAATCTATATCTTTCATATTTCAAAACAACCTCCAAGAATAAAACACACTACAAGTCAATTTATTATATATACAAATAAGTTAACTTTATTTTCAATGTGGCGCATCTTCCAAAATTTACATTTTCCCACATATATAGCCCACTAATAGATAAAAAGTTATCTCGGCACAAAACCGAGACAACTTAAAAACCTATAATTACTACTCATCTTTAATGCTATCCTACCTTAAAGCACATCAATGCTCAATTTTGTTTCCTCTACTTCCTTTTTAGGAATAGAAACTACTAATACACCTGCCTCATAACTTGCTTCAATTTTATCTACATTCACTGTATTTTCTGGAATTGTAAACGTTCTTTTAAACTCACTACTAACAAACTCTTTGTGTGTATAACCTTCTCCCTCATTTTTATCTTCTTTCTTTTCTTCTTTTTTTGCCGAAATCGTCAAGGTTCCTTGATCCAATTCCACTGTAAAATCTGATTTATTAAATCCAGGAGCAGCTACTTCAATAAAATAGTGTTCCGCTCTATCTTTAATATTAACTGCGGGAACATTGTGGTATCTATTATTGGCTACTGCTCTACAAGCTTTAGCTTCTCTTGCTGCTCTTTTTGTAAAAAAATCATCTGCAAAAAATTCATTCCACAAAGAAGGAAAAGAAGTTGTTGTTGGACGGTTAAAATTTCTTGTTACTAATCTCATAATTCTTGTATTTTTTTAATGTTAACCGCTTTCTAGTCTCTTATTGCTGTACTCACGGTCAATGGTTGTATTGTTATAAATTAATTGTTGTGTTGTTGCTTTCTATTAGTCAAATCAAATACCAATTGAAAAAAAGCGACAAAAAGAACAAAAAACTCAAAAACAACCGCCAAAATGTCACAAAAATTATTTCCCAAAATGCCAAAATGTCAAAAAACGATAAAATCAGCTTATCCTTGGTGCCGATCTAATGATTCCCCCTTAACCTATTAACGCAAAAACCTAATAAAGTAACGGTACGCTGTAAGTTATTTATACAAACTTTGATAAAAATACGAATTCAATAATTTGCGCTGGTAATGTGCTATCGCTTGTCCCACTAAGGTCTCATCTTTTGCTGCACGATATTCAAAATTAGCGGAATCATTCTCAAAATATATCTTATTCTCTAGTACCTTTAAATAAAACCGTACTCGCCCCGTTTCTTGCTCTGCATAAATTTGAGTTGCTGCTGTGTTTAGAAATTTTTGATAAGCCTTTTTAGGATATTTGGTGCGCAATAAGTTGGTCAAATAATCGATTGCTTGCTTATCAATTGCCCCATAATTGTAATTAACCCTCCCAAAAGCATAGGGCGCTAGATAAGTGATGGCCTGTTCTGACTTGCCCAAATATTGGTAACAGGTAGCAAATATTTTATCATTATCCAATTGCTGTCGCCGAGCAAGTTCCAACCAATCTTTTTGCAAAGAATCGATGTAATTTTGATGAAAAAACAAAGCCGTTTCATAATCCTTCTCCCCCATTGCAATATTCCTTAGACCAACTAAAGCAGATAATTTGGCACGATCAGCAATAAGCCCTTGCGCAAAGTAATCTTCCACAAAATCCGTGGTCAACACTCGATCGTAATACCTTTTTGCCTGCTCATAATTTCGCATCAAAAAAGCTTCCTCTGCCAATAAATTATAAAGCCTTGCTGCATATTCTTCTTTTTCACAGCCATATTTTTGTAGGGCAAGATCAGACGCACGATAGCGATCATTGATGCCATTCTCCGTTATCATTTTTTGATAAAAGGTTTCGATTTTTGACAACGGTGGAGCCAAAAAACTAGGCGTATCGGCTGTTTCACAAGCCAACAAATGATTTTCCTGCGCTAATAAGTTTTGAAAAGAAAGGATGGATAGAACCATTACCCAACTACAGAATAACTTCATACACTTACTCATTAATTTTTAAAAGTATTTACCAATCAGCAATACTGTTTTAAATCTATTTTGGATATCGTGTATAGTTCTTTCTATATGGTAATTGTCTTTTTGGTTAGATGTGATGCAGCCACAATTGCTGCTGTTCTTATAGGTCGTAGTGCAATTAAACAATCCCTATGTCTTACTAAACTTTAATTTTGCAACTTTAGTATATTCCTTTTCTATTTTTAGGATTTTTTTAACAAAAAGCGACCTCAAAGTTCAATAACTTCAAGGTCGCCTCTATTTTTTCTCTATTTTTTTCTCCGTTACATTCTATCTGGCATCTGCATACCAATTAGCTTTCCAGCCGCTTTTAATGCAGTTGCTACCGCCTTGCTCATATCCAAACGGAAAGAAGTGGCAGCAGGATTATCGGCATCCAAAATTGTTGTATGCCCCCAAAATTTATGAAACTCCTTCGCCAATTCGTACATATAGTTGGCTATATCCGCAGGATTGTAATTTTGCGCTGCTTTCTGAATGGTAGAAGGCAATTCATGCACCAAAACTAAAATATCTCGCTCTACATCACTCAGTTGATAGCTAGAATAATCAACCAATTCAATTCCCTTTTCTACCACCATTCTTTGTACAGACTGAGTTCTTACATGCGCATTTTGGATATAAGGTCCCGTTTGTCCTTGCAAATCAATAGACTGCTTAGGGTCAAAAACCATGGTCTTTTTAGGCTCTACTTTTAAGATATAAAACTTCAAAGCCCCCAAAGCTACCGCTTCCCAAATTTTGATTTTTTCAGTTTCTGCCAAATCTCCTAATTTCTCTCTGCTTTCCGATTCTGCTTTTACATTGGCAACAACATCAGCCATTAAGTGATCGGCATCTACTACCGTTCCTTCTCTGGATTTCATTCTACCCGTTGTCAAATTGACCATTCCATAAGACAAATGGTGACAATTCTTAGCAAAAGAGTGCCCCAAACGTTTTAGCGTTTCAAACAAGACCTTAAAATGATAGTCCTGCTCATTTCCAACGACATAAACCATCTTATCCATGCCAAAGTCCTTGAATCTCAAAGAAGCTGTTCCCAAATCTTGGGTGATGTACATCGAGGTTCCATCGCTTCTTAAAACCACTTTTTCATCCAGTTTCGCATCCGTCAAATCAATCCAAGTAGAGCCATCGTCCTTCTTAAAAAAGATGCTCTTTTCGGTTGCCAACTCATCCAATACCAATTGCTTTCCTGCCAAGTAAGTTTTAGACTCATAATACAATTGGTCAAAATCAACGCCTAGTTTTTCGTAAGTTTCCTTAAACCCATCATAAACCCAACCGTTCATTTCATTCCACAAAGCTCTGACCTCTTCATCATTGGCTTCCCATTTTTGGAGCATTTCTTTAGTTGCCTGACCTAAGACACTGTATTGATTAAAATAAACTGTCTTGCAAAAATCTCCTTTTATATATTTTTTAAAGCCTTCTTCAAACATTGACTCCGCAATCTTTTCTCGTTCTGTCTCATCATCAATGCCTTTTAGTTGCTTTTTATTTATAAACCTATTTTTAGCTAATTTTGTCTTCGCATGAGCAATGGCTTTTTGACCTTCTTCTGTCTCCTGCCATACCTTATACTCTGCCTGAAAGTGTTTTTCAAATTCTACATAATAATGCCCGACCAAATGATCGCCCTTTTTCCCTGTAGAGGCAGGCGTTTCACCATTCCCCCATTTTTGCCAAGCCAGCATAGATTTGCAGATATGCACCCCTCTATCGTTGATGATTTGTACTTTTTTAACATCATAACCTGCTGCTTTTAAGATTTCAGCAGTTGCATAACCCAACAAGTTGTTTCTAATATGTCCCAAATGCAACGGCTTATTGGTATTGGGCGAAGAATATTCCACCAACACTGTCTGACCATTGGCAGCTTGCTGTCCATAACTTTCGGCTGCTAGTACTTCTTTAACAAAATTTGTCCAATAAGCATCTCCAATGCTCAAATTGCAAAAACCAGGTCCAGCAGATACTGCATTTGCCAAAATATCTGTTTGCAACATCAATTGCCCCGCCATATCAGCCGCTATCTCATTGGGTTTTTTGCCCAACAATTTCGCAAAAGGAAAGGTTATAACACTATAGTCGCCTTCCAAATGCTTTGGAATTTGTTTGATTTGAACTTGTTTGGTTTCTATTTTTTTATCATAAAGCGTCTCTATCGCCTCACAAACGTTCTCTTTTATTATATTTTCTATGTTCATGATACTATTATTAATAGTTTATTGGATTTTTTGTTTTTATCCTAAAAAGCAAAAAAGCATCTTAGAGCCTTTCTTCATTTTCTTTTCGATGAAAACCAAATTTAGACAAGCTCTTATTTGAAATGAATAAAAATTCATCTCAAATGATTTCCTAACAAACTATGCTCTTCTTCTAATGCTAGGTTTTATTATAAGTTTGCAAAGATAATTAACTTAGAAACTATATAAACCATTTGGCTGGCAAAAAATTCCCTTGGTGGAGATATTTTTCACTAGACTCCTTAAATCCCCAAATAGATCACCGTTTTATGAGTTTTAGCAGTTCATTCTTGCGCTCAGAAACAACTTGAACAAAATAGATTCCAGTTGGTAATTCTATCAAATCAAAAAACATATAAGTTGCATTCGTTGTAGTGCCATAAATTTCTTTTCCACAAAGATTCAGTATACGAACGCTCTTAGTCATCGTGTCCTTAAATTCTAAATTCGTTCGTTCGCTTGCGGGATTGGGATACAACAGAATTTTAGAGCTATTGGAGAGAGCGGTTGCTGTTGTTAAGGCAACCAATCGCCCCTCTACTGTATTTCCCCAAACATCGCTCAATCGAACGACAAAACTATCCTTATCATAACCTGTTGGTAAATTTTCTACTAAAAAATCGTATACAAAGGCAACACTATCGTATACAATAGGTATATGCACATAATGGTAAAGACTAAGATTAGTATCTCGTTGAGGTGAGGCAGGATAAACCGCTGGCATATTCACCTTTTCGCTATTGTATCGAGTCAAAGCCGTTTGTTTCCCATTAAACTGATAAGCAAAAACCTTAAATCCAGCGATACAGTCGTGTTCATCTCTTATTGAAGCTCCCTTATCGTAGGCAGCCTCTTTGTCAAATACCGCAGAGAAAGCAGCATTGGAAAATTCAAAACGATTAATCGTTTGATTATAAGGCCAGATAATTCGAAACAAGGCACGATCCGACCAATTCTGCAGCAACTCAATTTTTGCCTCATGGAGTGGCGCTAGAACATTAGGGTATAAAGTTGGGTCAAACAGTCGAGCAGTGTGAATATAAGTATTTCCATACAAAGGATGTATTGCCTTGGCACTAAGATGAAGATGTACATTAGCGGTGTAACCGCTCTCCCCCATGATCCCAATAGTATCGCCTTTATGGATTAATACTGTATTGGCAGGCATTGTATCTGCAAGCGAAGCAAGGCTACCCAAGCTGCTCAAATGTCTATAATTAATCACTATATTTCCGCCCAATGCTTGTGGCAACGAATCGCAAGTTACCTGTACACTCCGCCCCTTACTTGTTTGTTCTAACACTGAATCGGGTCCATTTAAGACTTCGCTGATATACCCATCACACATACAAAGAATAGCGATCTTATTAGCACTATTATAATTGACACTATCGCAAGTAATCGTACTCCAATAATCAAAACCGCCATGGTTATCTGTTTTGGTTGATCGACTACTCAAATATCGATGCCCATAACTTGCTTTAAAATAAAGACCATCATTGGAAGGTGAATAAGTAGTTGTGGTTAAAATATCTGCGCAAATAGGATAGGCAAAATTATACTTAGAAGGGTCTTGCTCAATATAAGCGATAGAAGTATCTCGATATGCATTGGTCGTCATCACTTGAGCAAATGCAGCTCCACTCCATAAACAACCCAACGATAACAACCATGGAGTAGCAGTATCCTTAATAAAATTCATAGCTCACTCATTGGTTTAAGTTCAACAATACGCTCTACTCTTTTAAGATACTAAAAAGCAAACACCTCCCAAAACTATCCACCTCATTTATAGGCACTTAAACAAAACATTACATTTTAATGTTTTTATTTTGCAGATAAAAAATGCTCTATTCTAGTGTAAAACTAAAAATAGAGCATTCTAATTATTTATAACAAAAGATAGGATTTCCTAATGATTATTACTTAGGTCCAAAAGGATTTTTAAATTTCCCAAAAGGATTATTGGTCTTTTTATCATCCCCCTTCTTATCGTCTCCTTTCTTTTTGCCTCCCAAAAGCCCCCCCAGGTTCCCTGGATCCTTAAGGATTTGAGAAGGATCTTTAATGATTTTCCCTGGATCAATATTCTTTAAACTATCGACAACAGAACCTGGATCTTTAGCTGCTTGCGCTGCCAGTTTTTTAGCTCTCTCCTCTGCCTCCTTTTTCAAACGATCTGCCTCAGCTTGCAGTTGCGCCTCTGCTTCTTTTTTCAAACGATCTGCTTCTGCTTTTGCCTTAGCTTCCATTTCATCCTTTACCTTTTGAGCCTCCTGTTTTAATAAATCCGCAGCTTGTCCACCGATGTTTTTACCACCTTTGCCTTCAGCCCCTAGCAGATTTACTTTAAATTTAGGTTTAGCAACCGTTCCTCCAATCCCAACATTGACATTTAGATACTCACTATCTTTTAGATTGATTCCCAATTTTTGTGCTTGTGGAGCCAAAGCCCCCAAACCAGCACTTAGGGCATTATTAGCAGCAGCCCCTACTGCATTATTCGCCAACAAAGTGCGAGGCACCCTCATTTTCATATCATAATCCATAGAATTGTCTAAACCATGCGACCCACCAAAAATAACATCCATCCCTTTCACCACATAACTCGCAGGATCAATTGTTAAACGCCCATCTTTAACGGTAAAGAAATTGGTTGTATTCCCTAAGTCCAATTGATTTAATCCGCCTATTTTTAACTTATCGCTCAACTGGCTAACCGATTTATTATTTTTAATCGTAGTATTAAAGGTTTTTAGAATTCCTTTGGCTGATAAAGAAGCTAAATCAGGGTAAAGATTTTCATCCAAAATACCGTTCACTTCAAACTTAGAATTAAATTTACCATAAACAGATTCTAAAATTGGTAAAAAGCGTTTTGATAGACCAACCTCTTTGGCAATTGCTTGAATGTCTAATTTTGAGACATCATAACCAAACTTAAATTTAGGTTTCTTAGGATCTTGCGTATCGTACTTTCCATTCATTGCCAAACCACCTCCAAAAGCATCCGCTCTCAAAGCATTAATATCCAAAATATGATCGTGCACATGTGCTTCAGCTTGCACATTCTTTAGCTTATAAGTATCATAAATCAATGTCTTGAAAGTCGTATACAAAGTAAAATCAACATTTCCTGGTATTTGCATCGGTTCCAAGTCATTTTCAACTTGACTCACATCTTCTGGTACTGTCTCAATTTCTGCCGCTTTCTCTACCGCTTCCCCATCCTCAGACATAAATTGATTCAAGTTCATATAGTTAGAATACAAGGTCAATTCACCATTGATAATTTCTTCGTCAAATAAATACCCAAAAACGTTCTCTAATTTTCCCTTTGCCCTAAGATCTACTTTGCCAATAACCAATTTCAAATCTTCTAAGACAGCAGTAGCAGGAGAAAAACGCCCTTTTGTTTCTAAATTTTTAATCTCATGAACATCATATTTTATGTTCTTAAAATTCATATCCATTGCAAACTGGAAACGATCAAAAACAGGAGCATCTACAGCCGTTGTTGTATCCTGCATAGCCGTAGCTAGATTTTCATTTTCGGCAACGGGTTCTGCTGTTGTCGTTTCAGTACTCGCACCGAAGTTAGCAATCTCATTTAAATCAAGTAGATTAGAACTTACGGACAAGTTCCCCCTCATTATTTTATCCCTAGAAAAATAAGTCAATATATTATCCAACTTACCGCTGGCTTTAATATCACTTTTGCCAATTTTTAAATCAAAACTACGCAAATCAACATTGTTAGGCGTAAAGTTCATTGCCATGGTATTGATCTTAACAGGGGGCAAGTTAGTTGCGGCATAGTTCATATTAGAAATAATCAATAAGCCCTTCATGTCTACTTTATTGTATTGACTCTTGTTGATGTAAGACATTTTGGTTTTGGTCTCCAAGTTTGCTTTAATCAGCCCAGATAACTCTGAAACGCCTTCCATTGGAAAGGCTTTGCCCAATTCGGTCAAATCAATCGTGCCATCTATTTTAGCATCAACATCTGGGTCACTAATAGGAGTTCTTAGCTTTAGCATCGCATCAAAAGGATTTCGACCTACCTTAATATGAAACTTGCTTACGTCAACTGTCATTTTATCAAAATCTGAAGAAGTACTTTTCACGGCAATTTGTGTATTAATTTCTTCTACAGGCAGCGGTAAATCAGGATATTTAAATTCTGCATCTTTAACACCAAAATCGATAGCAAAAGCAGGCATTTTTTCCTTAACAGTATTCAAGATGCCTTTTACATAACCACTCAGTTTAAAGTCCCCTTTGGTTTCTACCTCGCTAAAATCCTTGGTATAAGCAGCAGGAATCATAGAAAGTACACTTGAAAAAGCAGTATTAGGTGTATTAAATTTCAAGTCTAATTTAAAATCGTCCGCTGAAGGTTGTGCCACTTCACCATCCAAATTTAAGGTCAACGCATTAAAACGAAATGAGTTATCCATTATCTTATAGACCTTTTGGTTTAAGTCTATATTGGCATTAAAATCAATCGCCACATCAGCTTTCTTTAGATAAGCAATTCGATTCATAGCAACTGTAAACTCATCAATCTTAGTTGTTGTTTCTAGATCAAATACAGAAGTTGTAAAATCACCACTTCCCTCGTGATTTAGATTTTTTAGTTCAACATACAACTCACTAGGCTCATCATCATAAATGATATTGGTATTTTCTATTCCCCAATGCTTAATCGTTAGCTGCATATTGTTGCTTCCACTAGAAGTAGTAGTCGTGGTAGGCTCATCAACAGGGGCATCGCTGGGTTTCATAATATCATAGTTTGCCTTCCCGTTTCGCAAAACTTTTACATATAAGTCAGCATCACTCAACGTCACCCCATTAATCTTGTACTGACCTCTGTATACATCCATTAAGTTAATCGTAAAATAAAACGTCCCGATATCAGCCAATTTTTTACCCTCAAATTCATCGTGTCCCGTTACCGATAAATCACCAATACTAAAACTAAAATCTGGAAAGGTCCACAGTAAGGATAAGCCAACTTTGTCATTGTCAAAATCAAGTGTTGCATTAATTTGCTCATTGGCAAATTCTTTTGCAGCATCTAATATTTCATTCTTATAAAAGTAAGGAATTGCAATTAGTAGCCCTATAATGAGTACAAGCACGAACCCAATAAACTTGAGTATTCTCTTTGCTACCTTTCCTATTTTTGCCATAACGTGATATTTTTATATGGATGCAAGTAATATAAATTTATTTCAAAATTGTTAAAATAAGTATAATGTCATAAAGAACGCCTAAACATAGTTTAAAGCTTTACCTTTATATCTAATGATTATAGGGCTAAGTGGATAAAATCATGAACAAAGGTAGTCACCTATTAGCAGGCACTACATGGGGATATATATCGTCAAATAAAGGGGAGAACGTACAAGATAAATATTCACTATTAAAATATCAACTAAAAGTCTCATTTTACATGAAAAGCTCCAAAAATAACGCCATTTCTATTTTGGTCGATAGTGAAGATCTACTTTATTATAATAAATATCTGTTAACAGATAAGGCCGATCATTTATACCAACAACTTATTCAAACACTTAATTGGACACAACAGCCAATCCGTATGTTTGGAAAAACATTTTTACAACCCAGATTGATTGCTTGGTATGGGGATAAAGGCATTCAATATCGCTATTCACAAACAACATTAACCGCCCAAGGATGGACAAAGGAATTAAAGCAGTTGCAACAAAAATTAAATGATCATTTTCAACTTAATTTTAATTCTGTATTAGCCAACTTATACCGCAATGGTCAGGATAGTATGGGTTGGCATAGCGACGATGAAAAAGAACTTGGACCACAGCCCGTCATTGCCGCTTTAAGCCTAGGAGCGCCTCGAAAAATACAGTTTAGAAGAAAAGGACAACAGCAACAAAAAGTAACTATTTTATTAGAACATGGAAGTTTGTTGATAATGAAAGGAGCTATACAAGAAGAATGGCAACATCAGATTGCTAAAACTAAAAAAATTCATCAGCCTAGAATTAACCTTACTTTCCGCATTATTCAACCTAACGATAAATAGGTCTACCAACAAAAAAAAGGAGCTGTCCAAAATGGACAGCTCCTCAATATATTATCTAACAATCTGTTGTTATCGTATCAATGTAAATTCACCTCTAATAACAATTGGATCTTCATTTTGTGGAGCATATTCAAACACATAGATATAAACATCTTGTGGTTGAGCTACGCCTTGGTAAGTACCATCCCAGTAATGATTCACGTTATCATTGTAAACCAATTGTCCCC from Aureispira anguillae encodes:
- a CDS encoding Hsp20/alpha crystallin family protein → MRLVTRNFNRPTTTSFPSLWNEFFADDFFTKRAAREAKACRAVANNRYHNVPAVNIKDRAEHYFIEVAAPGFNKSDFTVELDQGTLTISAKKEEKKEDKNEGEGYTHKEFVSSEFKRTFTIPENTVNVDKIEASYEAGVLVVSIPKKEVEETKLSIDVL
- the argS gene encoding arginine--tRNA ligase produces the protein MNIENIIKENVCEAIETLYDKKIETKQVQIKQIPKHLEGDYSVITFPFAKLLGKKPNEIAADMAGQLMLQTDILANAVSAGPGFCNLSIGDAYWTNFVKEVLAAESYGQQAANGQTVLVEYSSPNTNKPLHLGHIRNNLLGYATAEILKAAGYDVKKVQIINDRGVHICKSMLAWQKWGNGETPASTGKKGDHLVGHYYVEFEKHFQAEYKVWQETEEGQKAIAHAKTKLAKNRFINKKQLKGIDDETEREKIAESMFEEGFKKYIKGDFCKTVYFNQYSVLGQATKEMLQKWEANDEEVRALWNEMNGWVYDGFKETYEKLGVDFDQLYYESKTYLAGKQLVLDELATEKSIFFKKDDGSTWIDLTDAKLDEKVVLRSDGTSMYITQDLGTASLRFKDFGMDKMVYVVGNEQDYHFKVLFETLKRLGHSFAKNCHHLSYGMVNLTTGRMKSREGTVVDADHLMADVVANVKAESESREKLGDLAETEKIKIWEAVALGALKFYILKVEPKKTMVFDPKQSIDLQGQTGPYIQNAHVRTQSVQRMVVEKGIELVDYSSYQLSDVERDILVLVHELPSTIQKAAQNYNPADIANYMYELAKEFHKFWGHTTILDADNPAATSFRLDMSKAVATALKAAGKLIGMQMPDRM
- a CDS encoding T9SS type A sorting domain-containing protein, coding for MNFIKDTATPWLLSLGCLWSGAAFAQVMTTNAYRDTSIAYIEQDPSKYNFAYPICADILTTTTYSPSNDGLYFKASYGHRYLSSRSTKTDNHGGFDYWSTITCDSVNYNSANKIAILCMCDGYISEVLNGPDSVLEQTSKGRSVQVTCDSLPQALGGNIVINYRHLSSLGSLASLADTMPANTVLIHKGDTIGIMGESGYTANVHLHLSAKAIHPLYGNTYIHTARLFDPTLYPNVLAPLHEAKIELLQNWSDRALFRIIWPYNQTINRFEFSNAAFSAVFDKEAAYDKGASIRDEHDCIAGFKVFAYQFNGKQTALTRYNSEKVNMPAVYPASPQRDTNLSLYHYVHIPIVYDSVAFVYDFLVENLPTGYDKDSFVVRLSDVWGNTVEGRLVALTTATALSNSSKILLYPNPASERTNLEFKDTMTKSVRILNLCGKEIYGTTTNATYMFFDLIELPTGIYFVQVVSERKNELLKLIKR
- a CDS encoding AsmA-like C-terminal region-containing protein yields the protein MAKIGKVAKRILKFIGFVLVLIIGLLIAIPYFYKNEILDAAKEFANEQINATLDFDNDKVGLSLLWTFPDFSFSIGDLSVTGHDEFEGKKLADIGTFYFTINLMDVYRGQYKINGVTLSDADLYVKVLRNGKANYDIMKPSDAPVDEPTTTTTSSGSNNMQLTIKHWGIENTNIIYDDEPSELYVELKNLNHEGSGDFTTSVFDLETTTKIDEFTVAMNRIAYLKKADVAIDFNANIDLNQKVYKIMDNSFRFNALTLNLDGEVAQPSADDFKLDLKFNTPNTAFSSVLSMIPAAYTKDFSEVETKGDFKLSGYVKGILNTVKEKMPAFAIDFGVKDAEFKYPDLPLPVEEINTQIAVKSTSSDFDKMTVDVSKFHIKVGRNPFDAMLKLRTPISDPDVDAKIDGTIDLTELGKAFPMEGVSELSGLIKANLETKTKMSYINKSQYNKVDMKGLLIISNMNYAATNLPPVKINTMAMNFTPNNVDLRSFDLKIGKSDIKASGKLDNILTYFSRDKIMRGNLSVSSNLLDLNEIANFGASTETTTAEPVAENENLATAMQDTTTAVDAPVFDRFQFAMDMNFKNIKYDVHEIKNLETKGRFSPATAVLEDLKLVIGKVDLRAKGKLENVFGYLFDEEIINGELTLYSNYMNLNQFMSEDGEAVEKAAEIETVPEDVSQVENDLEPMQIPGNVDFTLYTTFKTLIYDTYKLKNVQAEAHVHDHILDINALRADAFGGGLAMNGKYDTQDPKKPKFKFGYDVSKLDIQAIAKEVGLSKRFLPILESVYGKFNSKFEVNGILDENLYPDLASLSAKGILKTFNTTIKNNKSVSQLSDKLKIGGLNQLDLGNTTNFFTVKDGRLTIDPASYVVKGMDVIFGGSHGLDNSMDYDMKMRVPRTLLANNAVGAAANNALSAGLGALAPQAQKLGINLKDSEYLNVNVGIGGTVAKPKFKVNLLGAEGKGGKNIGGQAADLLKQEAQKVKDEMEAKAKAEADRLKKEAEAQLQAEADRLKKEAEERAKKLAAQAAKDPGSVVDSLKNIDPGKIIKDPSQILKDPGNLGGLLGGKKKGDDKKGDDKKTNNPFGKFKNPFGPK